A genomic window from Pseudomonas alcaligenes includes:
- a CDS encoding putative 2-dehydropantoate 2-reductase: protein MNGWHILGAGSLGSLWATRLARAGLPVRLILRDQAALTRYRAAGGLTLIEDGQASLHPITAETPHSDMPIRRLLLACKAYDAEEAAASLAPRLAPGAELILLQNGLGSQEAVAARLPRVRCIFASSTEGAFREDAFRVVFAGRGHTWLGVPGQPQAPAWLDELHGAGIPHQWTAQILEKLWRKLALNCAINPLTVLHDCRNGGLRDWPGEVSGLCAELAELLRAAGQHAAAAGLHDEVLRVIDGTAANYSSMYQDVAHGRRTEIAYLLGHACQEAEHLHLPVPQLQALLLRLRAHLHARGLPLS from the coding sequence GTGAACGGCTGGCACATCCTCGGCGCCGGCAGTCTGGGCAGCCTGTGGGCCACCCGCCTGGCTCGCGCCGGCCTGCCGGTACGCCTGATCCTGCGCGACCAGGCCGCACTGACCCGCTACCGCGCCGCCGGTGGCCTGACCCTGATCGAAGACGGCCAGGCCAGTCTGCACCCCATCACAGCGGAAACCCCGCACAGCGATATGCCCATCCGCCGCCTGCTGCTGGCCTGCAAGGCCTATGACGCCGAGGAAGCCGCCGCCAGCCTGGCACCGCGCCTGGCTCCCGGCGCCGAACTGATCCTCCTGCAGAACGGCCTGGGCAGCCAGGAAGCAGTGGCCGCGCGCCTACCACGGGTACGCTGCATCTTCGCCTCCAGCACCGAGGGCGCCTTTCGCGAGGACGCCTTCCGTGTGGTGTTCGCCGGCCGCGGCCACACCTGGCTGGGCGTACCGGGCCAGCCGCAGGCCCCAGCCTGGCTGGATGAGCTGCACGGCGCCGGCATTCCCCACCAGTGGACGGCACAGATTCTCGAAAAGCTCTGGCGCAAGCTGGCGCTGAACTGCGCGATCAATCCCCTGACCGTGCTGCACGACTGCCGCAACGGCGGCCTGCGCGACTGGCCCGGGGAAGTCTCCGGACTCTGCGCCGAGCTGGCCGAGCTGCTGCGCGCCGCCGGCCAGCATGCAGCCGCCGCGGGCCTGCACGACGAGGTGCTGCGGGTGATCGACGGCACCGCCGCCAACTACTCCTCCATGTATCAGGACGTGGCCCACGGCCGCCGCACCGAGATCGCCTACCTGCTCGGCCATGCCTGCCAGGAGGCCGAGCACCTGCACCTGCCCGTGCCGCAGCTGCAGGCGCTGCTGCTGCGCCTGCGCGCGCACCTGCACGCCCGCGGATTGCCCCTGTCCTGA
- a CDS encoding YajQ family cyclic di-GMP-binding protein → MPSFDVVSELDKHELTNAVDNAIKELDRRFDLRGKCSIESKDKTLTLTAEAEFMLEQMLDIVRSSLIKRKIDCQCMETKDAYASGKVMKQEVTFREGIDKELAKKIVALIKDAKLKVQAAIQGEQVRITGKKRDDLQEAIALLRGQDLGMPLQYNNFRD, encoded by the coding sequence ATGCCTTCGTTCGACGTGGTGTCGGAACTGGACAAGCACGAACTGACCAACGCGGTCGACAACGCCATCAAGGAACTCGACCGCCGTTTCGATCTGCGCGGCAAGTGCAGCATCGAAAGCAAGGACAAGACCCTCACCCTGACCGCCGAGGCCGAATTCATGCTCGAGCAGATGCTCGACATAGTGCGCAGCAGCCTGATCAAACGCAAGATCGACTGCCAGTGCATGGAGACCAAGGACGCCTACGCCTCCGGCAAGGTGATGAAGCAGGAAGTGACCTTCCGCGAGGGCATCGACAAGGAGCTGGCGAAGAAGATCGTCGCCCTGATCAAGGATGCCAAGCTCAAGGTGCAGGCCGCCATTCAGGGCGAGCAGGTGCGCATCACCGGCAAGAAGCGCGACGACCTGCAGGAGGCCATCGCCCTGCTGCGCGGCCAGGACCTGGGCATGCCGCTGCAGTACAACAACTTCCGCGACTGA
- a CDS encoding mechanosensitive ion channel family protein, translated as MQIEFEQLTRLSESWWPVLLEYGGKLALALLTLALGWWLINRLSLRLQRLMGGRKVDRALTSFIGSLSNILLKVLLLVSVASMVGVSTASFVAAIGAAGLAIGLALQGSLGNFAGGVLILLFRPFRIGDWIEAQGVSGSVDSIQIFHTTLKTADNKVVVVPNGSLSNGNIVNYSREAVRRVDINLGIDYASDIRQAREVLLEIARDPRVRQEPAAPQVVVTGLGDNAVALSLRVWVATADYWPVSFEFIEQAKERLERVGIGIPFPQRVVHLIQQ; from the coding sequence ATGCAGATCGAATTCGAGCAGCTGACCCGATTGTCCGAGAGCTGGTGGCCCGTGCTGCTGGAGTATGGCGGCAAGCTGGCCCTGGCCCTGCTGACCCTGGCCCTGGGCTGGTGGCTGATCAACCGCCTGAGCCTGCGTCTGCAGCGCCTGATGGGCGGGCGCAAGGTGGATCGGGCGCTGACCAGTTTCATCGGCAGCCTGAGCAATATCCTGCTCAAGGTGCTGCTGCTGGTCAGCGTAGCGTCCATGGTCGGTGTCTCCACGGCCTCCTTCGTCGCCGCCATCGGTGCCGCCGGCCTGGCTATCGGCCTGGCCCTGCAGGGCAGCCTGGGCAACTTCGCCGGCGGCGTGCTGATCCTGCTGTTCCGGCCGTTCCGCATCGGCGACTGGATCGAGGCGCAGGGCGTGTCCGGCAGCGTCGACAGCATCCAGATCTTCCACACCACGCTGAAGACCGCCGACAACAAGGTGGTGGTGGTGCCCAACGGCAGCCTGTCCAACGGCAACATCGTCAACTACTCGCGCGAGGCCGTGCGGCGGGTGGATATCAACCTCGGCATCGATTACGCCAGTGACATCCGCCAGGCTCGCGAGGTGTTGCTGGAGATCGCCCGCGACCCGCGCGTGCGCCAGGAGCCGGCGGCCCCGCAGGTGGTGGTGACCGGCCTGGGCGACAACGCGGTGGCGCTGTCCCTGCGTGTCTGGGTGGCCACGGCGGATTACTGGCCGGTCAGCTTCGAGTTCATCGAGCAGGCCAAGGAGCGCCTGGAGCGCGTGGGCATCGGCATCCCCTTTCCGCAGCGGGTGGTGCACCTGATCCAGCAGTGA
- a CDS encoding AmpG family muropeptide MFS transporter yields MPRRTWRAALATYAHPAALALLLLGFAAGLPYMLVFSTLSVWLREAGVAHQTIGYASLIGLAYAFKWVWAPMLDQWRLPLLGRLGRRRSWLVLSQGLVALGLIGMALCDPQQHLSWLIGVAVVVAFASATQDIAVDAYRLEIVDDTRQAALAASYMAGYRVAALLATAGALYFAGWFGDPGAGYQHGAWASTYLLFALLMLPGLVTTLWMREPPVPLQTQMAAARYGLYRQLASVLVLIVLLVSVPAMFTQFFRSDIVLLFSGDIGLGELLREDRATLRFLLYTILTAVCLSRMGRRGLAPVLTPVNDFILRYRWQALLLLGLIATYRMSDTVMGVMANVFYIDMGFAKSQIASVSKLFGLVMTLLGAALGGLLIVRFGILPILLLGGAASAGTNLLFATLSGLGAVAEPARYAEQTVSQLLQVLDPHMLMLVLTITLDNLSSGLATAAFVAYLSSLTNLKFSATQYALLSSIMLLLPRLVGGYSGVMVEKAGYAQFFLATALLGIPTLLLILLQWGREHRERSNGVPPEGAAQK; encoded by the coding sequence ATGCCCCGTAGAACCTGGCGCGCCGCCCTCGCCACCTATGCCCACCCGGCCGCCCTGGCCCTGTTGCTGCTGGGCTTCGCCGCCGGCCTGCCGTACATGCTGGTGTTTTCCACCCTTTCGGTGTGGCTGCGCGAGGCCGGCGTGGCGCACCAGACCATCGGTTACGCCAGCCTGATCGGCCTGGCCTACGCGTTCAAATGGGTGTGGGCACCGATGCTCGACCAGTGGCGCCTGCCGCTGCTTGGCCGCCTCGGCCGGCGCCGCTCCTGGCTGGTGCTGTCGCAGGGACTGGTGGCCCTGGGCCTGATCGGCATGGCCCTGTGCGACCCGCAGCAGCATCTGTCCTGGCTGATCGGCGTGGCGGTGGTGGTGGCCTTCGCCTCGGCCACCCAGGACATCGCGGTGGACGCCTACCGCCTGGAGATCGTCGACGACACCCGCCAGGCCGCCCTGGCCGCCAGCTACATGGCCGGCTACCGGGTCGCCGCCCTGCTGGCCACCGCCGGCGCCCTGTACTTCGCCGGCTGGTTCGGCGACCCCGGCGCCGGCTACCAGCACGGGGCCTGGGCCAGCACCTACCTGCTGTTCGCCCTGCTGATGCTGCCGGGCCTGGTCACCACCCTGTGGATGCGCGAGCCGCCGGTGCCGCTGCAGACGCAGATGGCGGCGGCGCGCTACGGCCTGTACCGCCAGCTGGCCTCAGTGTTGGTGCTGATCGTGCTGCTGGTGTCGGTGCCGGCCATGTTCACCCAGTTCTTCCGCAGCGACATCGTCCTGCTGTTCAGCGGCGACATCGGCCTGGGCGAGCTGCTGCGCGAGGACCGCGCCACCCTGCGTTTCCTGCTCTACACCATCCTCACCGCCGTGTGCCTGTCGCGCATGGGCCGCCGCGGCCTGGCGCCGGTGCTGACGCCGGTCAACGACTTCATCCTGCGCTACCGCTGGCAGGCGCTGCTGCTGCTCGGGCTGATCGCCACCTATCGCATGTCCGACACGGTGATGGGGGTGATGGCCAATGTCTTCTACATCGACATGGGCTTCGCCAAGAGCCAGATCGCCAGCGTCAGCAAGCTGTTCGGCCTGGTCATGACCCTGCTCGGCGCCGCCCTCGGCGGCCTGCTGATCGTGCGCTTCGGCATCCTGCCGATCCTGCTGCTGGGCGGCGCCGCCTCGGCCGGCACCAACCTGCTGTTCGCCACCCTCTCCGGCCTCGGCGCGGTGGCCGAGCCGGCGCGCTACGCCGAACAGACGGTCAGCCAGCTACTGCAGGTGCTGGACCCGCACATGCTGATGCTGGTGCTCACCATCACCCTCGACAACCTCAGCTCCGGCCTGGCCACCGCCGCCTTCGTCGCCTACCTGTCGAGCCTGACCAACCTGAAGTTCTCCGCCACCCAGTACGCCCTGCTCAGCTCCATCATGCTGCTGCTGCCGCGCCTGGTCGGCGGCTATTCGGGAGTCATGGTGGAGAAGGCCGGCTATGCCCAGTTCTTCCTCGCCACCGCCCTGCTCGGCATCCCCACCCTGCTGCTGATCCTCCTGCAGTGGGGACGCGAACACCGCGAACGCAGCAACGGCGTGCCGCCGGAGGGCGCAGCGCAGAAATGA
- a CDS encoding MGMT family protein, producing MARTPRKDDAAEHAPALEPTASAEGRRAALYLVLAAIPAGKVISYGELAALAGLGRAARWVGRTLSQLPDDTRLPWHRVLGAGGRLSLAAGTPSGDEQRARLRAEGLSIRNERVDMRRHGWRPMEAKG from the coding sequence ATGGCCAGAACACCGCGCAAAGACGATGCAGCAGAACATGCACCAGCCCTGGAGCCCACGGCAAGCGCCGAAGGGCGGCGGGCAGCACTGTACCTGGTGCTGGCGGCCATCCCCGCGGGCAAGGTGATCAGCTATGGCGAGCTGGCCGCCCTGGCCGGCCTCGGGCGCGCCGCGCGCTGGGTGGGGCGCACCCTCAGCCAGCTGCCGGACGACACCCGCCTGCCCTGGCACCGCGTGCTCGGCGCCGGCGGCCGCCTCAGCCTGGCGGCCGGCACCCCCTCCGGCGACGAGCAGCGTGCACGCCTGCGCGCCGAAGGCCTGAGCATCCGCAACGAGCGGGTCGACATGCGCCGCCACGGCTGGCGCCCGATGGAGGCAAAGGGTTAG
- a CDS encoding DUF481 domain-containing protein, with amino-acid sequence MSLRVLLSLLLLSLALPARADTVWLNNGDRLSGEILLLDGGKLALKTKYAGRVLIDWKDIDTLATDKPLMLRRNGLDSESARELQAAGPGLVRIVDGRSETVALASIERLVPPRPLLEDRIWEGNLDAKLDMERNQDRTDEWKLKGNTRVEHGRWRHVLRGELEHEKENGEKTEDNWELEYDLDRFLTQHWFWRVGYEQSEDQFEQINRQRIYGSGPGYRFWDNELGRLDLITQFNRIELYSVLGDRSFDSWSLEWDYKRLLWGTRLEFYTTAEVQVPRVSEIDYVFDGEAGLRYRLNDWARLSLLYELNQLRGLGNTFSDRHYLIGFGVGW; translated from the coding sequence ATGTCGTTGCGCGTCCTGCTGTCCCTGTTGCTGCTGAGCCTGGCCCTGCCGGCGCGGGCCGACACCGTGTGGCTGAATAACGGCGACCGCCTGAGTGGCGAGATCCTGCTGCTCGATGGCGGCAAGCTGGCGCTGAAGACCAAATATGCCGGGCGGGTGCTGATCGACTGGAAGGATATCGATACCCTGGCCACCGACAAACCCCTGATGCTGCGTCGTAATGGTCTGGACAGTGAGAGCGCCCGCGAGTTGCAGGCGGCCGGCCCGGGCCTGGTACGGATAGTCGATGGCCGCAGCGAGACGGTGGCGCTGGCCAGCATCGAGCGCCTGGTTCCGCCGCGCCCGCTGCTCGAGGATCGCATCTGGGAAGGCAACCTGGATGCCAAGCTGGACATGGAGCGCAACCAGGATCGCACCGACGAGTGGAAGCTCAAGGGCAACACCCGCGTCGAGCATGGGCGCTGGCGCCACGTGCTGCGCGGCGAGCTGGAACACGAGAAGGAGAACGGCGAGAAGACCGAGGACAACTGGGAGCTGGAGTATGACCTCGACCGCTTCCTCACCCAGCACTGGTTCTGGCGCGTCGGCTACGAGCAGAGCGAGGACCAGTTCGAACAGATCAACCGCCAGCGCATCTACGGCAGCGGGCCGGGCTATCGCTTCTGGGACAACGAGCTGGGCCGCCTCGACCTGATCACGCAGTTCAACCGCATCGAGCTGTATAGCGTTCTGGGTGATCGCAGTTTCGATAGCTGGTCGCTGGAGTGGGACTACAAGCGCCTGCTCTGGGGCACCCGTCTGGAGTTTTACACCACCGCGGAGGTGCAGGTGCCCCGGGTCAGCGAGATCGACTACGTGTTCGACGGCGAGGCGGGCCTGCGCTATCGCCTCAACGACTGGGCGCGGCTGTCCCTGTTGTACGAGCTGAACCAGCTGCGCGGCCTGGGCAACACCTTCTCCGATCGCCACTACCTGATCGGTTTCGGGGTCGGCTGGTAG
- a CDS encoding DUF481 domain-containing protein, whose product MPSRTLLALVLATLSAPALADTVWLKNGDKLSGTIQLFDGGKLLLKTEYAGNITLDVDKIATLESDRELLVKHGDFVGERAKSLKPAGPGQVELVNGSAPKVVDLAAISQMLPPKPLVQDLTWSGSLDFSADYKRAENDIKDYDIDLDTKARHGAWRHGIAAEYDHETKDDQRKTDRVELSYDLDRFLGEKFFWQGQLKYSHDRIEELETQRTFGTGPGYQFWDDQLGAFSMAGLLNRNDFVFADGSSEHFNSAAMEWDYRRYLSGKTLELYTQGELGAPFVDEVDYIIDAEAGLRYKLNSWAALSLKTEWDKVASQYGDTNERRYLIGLGVGW is encoded by the coding sequence ATGCCCTCTCGTACCCTGCTTGCCCTTGTCCTCGCCACCCTGTCCGCTCCTGCGCTGGCCGATACTGTCTGGCTGAAGAACGGTGACAAGCTCAGCGGCACCATCCAGCTGTTCGACGGCGGCAAGCTGCTGCTGAAGACCGAGTACGCCGGCAACATCACCCTGGATGTAGACAAGATCGCTACCCTGGAGAGCGACCGGGAGCTGCTGGTCAAGCACGGCGACTTCGTCGGTGAGCGCGCCAAGTCGCTGAAACCGGCCGGGCCGGGGCAGGTCGAGCTGGTCAATGGCTCCGCGCCGAAAGTGGTCGATCTGGCCGCGATCAGCCAGATGCTGCCGCCCAAGCCACTGGTGCAGGACCTGACCTGGAGCGGCAGCCTGGATTTCTCCGCCGACTACAAGCGTGCCGAGAACGACATCAAGGACTATGACATCGACCTCGACACCAAGGCCCGGCATGGCGCCTGGCGGCACGGCATCGCCGCCGAGTACGACCATGAGACCAAGGACGACCAGCGCAAGACCGACCGGGTGGAGCTGAGCTACGACCTCGATCGCTTCCTCGGCGAGAAGTTCTTCTGGCAGGGCCAGCTCAAGTACAGCCACGACCGCATCGAGGAGCTGGAGACCCAGCGCACCTTTGGTACCGGCCCCGGCTACCAGTTCTGGGACGACCAGCTCGGCGCCTTCTCCATGGCCGGGCTGCTAAACCGCAACGACTTCGTGTTCGCCGACGGCAGCAGCGAGCACTTCAACTCGGCGGCCATGGAGTGGGACTACCGCCGCTACCTGAGCGGCAAGACCCTGGAGCTCTACACCCAGGGCGAGCTGGGTGCGCCCTTCGTCGATGAGGTCGACTACATCATCGATGCCGAGGCCGGCCTGCGCTACAAGCTCAACAGCTGGGCGGCCCTGAGCCTGAAGACCGAGTGGGACAAGGTGGCCAGCCAGTACGGCGATACCAACGAACGGCGCTATCTGATCGGTCTGGGCGTGGGCTGGTAA
- a CDS encoding phytanoyl-CoA dioxygenase family protein, whose translation MDKSSTGQLQALHDQGFALLPGVVDAGRVAALRAAIDELRPQHWDYSGLVDHYKCVFNRDPLWLPYLDLPGVIELAEAALGADCHVIGQTAWRCHPGFIGAGLHLDYLLMELPQTLLEDPAFRLPMQICTAQLYLSDIDEELCPTLVIPGSHRAGRPPRAGERCWRGRPAQPVLCRAGDVLFLRSELWHAGSRNRTADRSRYLLQIHYGRRMVAQKFSPYLTWRFDPAVLAACTPRQRRLLGEHAEAEYD comes from the coding sequence GTGGACAAGTCCAGCACAGGACAGCTGCAGGCACTGCACGATCAGGGCTTCGCCCTGCTGCCCGGCGTCGTGGATGCCGGTCGGGTCGCCGCGCTGCGCGCGGCCATCGACGAGCTGCGGCCACAGCACTGGGACTACAGCGGCCTGGTCGACCACTACAAGTGCGTATTCAACCGCGATCCCCTGTGGCTGCCCTATCTCGACCTACCGGGGGTGATCGAGCTGGCAGAGGCGGCGCTCGGCGCCGACTGCCATGTGATAGGGCAGACGGCCTGGCGCTGCCACCCCGGCTTCATCGGTGCCGGCCTGCACCTCGACTACCTGTTGATGGAGCTGCCGCAAACCCTGCTGGAAGATCCCGCCTTCCGCCTGCCGATGCAGATCTGCACGGCGCAGCTGTACCTCAGCGACATCGACGAGGAGCTCTGCCCGACCCTGGTGATCCCCGGCAGCCACCGCGCCGGACGCCCGCCACGCGCAGGTGAGCGCTGCTGGCGCGGGCGCCCGGCACAACCCGTACTGTGCCGGGCCGGCGATGTGCTGTTCCTGCGCAGCGAGCTGTGGCACGCCGGCAGCCGCAACCGCACAGCGGACCGCAGTCGCTACCTGCTGCAGATCCACTATGGCCGGCGCATGGTGGCGCAGAAGTTTTCGCCCTACCTGACCTGGCGCTTCGATCCGGCGGTGCTGGCCGCCTGTACGCCGCGCCAGCGGCGGCTACTGGGCGAGCATGCCGAGGCCGAATACGACTGA
- a CDS encoding Crp/Fnr family transcriptional regulator has protein sequence MYLLGEQPAYADQLIQRLQSIPAQLLDGLQPSGAPLRLEQVDDLAKILPGNQLYIIENGLLHAQVDERPLFYLQEGDLVGLRQGIDLPSCRYSSEEQLTLVPYARSDVFKHIYGSEQRQELFIQYLIGHTALLSDALARLKQPEIRPATGFQHFAAGEELIHQGDDADHVFVIIEGHAEAWVDGQKVGDVQKDEIFGAMAVFTREKRSATVIASEPCTVMVIPKDQFLSLMQSNPRIAHSLIESMARRIDLMNKEVTQLRAQLQPA, from the coding sequence ATGTATCTACTCGGGGAGCAACCGGCCTACGCCGACCAGCTGATCCAACGCCTGCAGAGCATTCCCGCACAATTGCTCGACGGGCTGCAGCCCAGCGGTGCCCCCCTGCGTCTGGAACAGGTCGACGACCTGGCCAAGATACTGCCCGGCAACCAGCTGTACATCATCGAGAACGGCCTGCTGCACGCCCAGGTCGACGAGCGCCCGCTGTTCTATCTGCAGGAAGGCGACCTGGTCGGCCTGCGCCAGGGCATCGACCTGCCGAGCTGCCGCTACAGCAGCGAAGAGCAACTGACCCTGGTGCCCTATGCCCGCAGCGATGTGTTCAAGCACATCTATGGTAGCGAGCAGCGCCAGGAGCTGTTCATCCAGTACCTGATCGGCCACACCGCCCTGCTCTCCGATGCCCTGGCCCGCCTCAAGCAGCCGGAAATCCGCCCGGCCACCGGCTTCCAGCACTTCGCCGCCGGCGAGGAGCTGATCCACCAGGGTGACGACGCCGACCATGTGTTCGTGATCATCGAGGGTCACGCCGAAGCCTGGGTCGACGGCCAGAAGGTCGGCGACGTACAGAAGGACGAGATCTTCGGCGCCATGGCCGTGTTCACCCGCGAGAAGCGCAGCGCCACGGTGATCGCCAGCGAGCCGTGCACCGTGATGGTGATCCCCAAGGACCAGTTCCTCAGCCTGATGCAGAGCAACCCGCGCATCGCCCACAGCCTGATCGAAAGCATGGCCCGGCGCATCGACCTGATGAACAAGGAAGTGACCCAGCTGCGCGCCCAGCTGCAGCCGGCCTGA
- a CDS encoding TfoX/Sxy family protein, with protein sequence MNDELQHLKNLGKTSAQWLHAVGIHSANDLRRLGAVDAYRAVRARGFRASKVLLYAIEGALLDVHWNELPPSLKARLNGQLNESNKS encoded by the coding sequence ATGAACGATGAACTGCAACACCTGAAGAACCTGGGCAAGACTTCGGCGCAGTGGCTGCATGCAGTGGGCATCCACAGCGCCAACGACCTGCGCCGGCTGGGCGCCGTCGACGCCTACCGGGCCGTGCGTGCACGCGGCTTTCGCGCCTCCAAGGTGCTGCTCTACGCGATCGAGGGCGCCCTGCTGGACGTGCACTGGAACGAATTGCCGCCAAGCCTCAAGGCGAGGCTGAACGGCCAGCTGAACGAGAGCAACAAGAGCTAG
- a CDS encoding class I SAM-dependent methyltransferase: MSEITRLFGNRADAYASFRPQYPEALFDWLAANSPGRERALDIACGNGQASRPLLGRFQQVLACDGSPEQLRAAPDLAGIGCFAADAGAQPLSAASLDLIVVAQALHWFATPEFFAETRRLLRPGGLFCAWCYSLLRIDDALDALLDDFYWNTLGGYWPAGRASVDAGYRDIQPPFARIAVPAFAIDLEWNLAQLEGYLGTWSAVQKLQQASGRDPLLELQPRLRQAWGDGQQKRFVRWPLHFLAGFPNPPHP; encoded by the coding sequence ATGAGCGAAATCACCCGCCTGTTCGGCAACCGCGCCGATGCCTACGCCAGCTTTCGCCCGCAATACCCCGAGGCCCTGTTCGACTGGCTGGCCGCCAATAGCCCGGGGCGCGAACGGGCGCTGGACATCGCCTGCGGCAACGGCCAGGCCAGCCGCCCGCTGCTCGGGCGCTTCCAGCAGGTACTGGCCTGCGACGGCAGCCCGGAGCAGTTGCGCGCGGCCCCCGACCTCGCCGGAATCGGCTGTTTCGCCGCCGATGCCGGCGCCCAGCCGCTGAGCGCTGCCAGCCTCGACCTGATCGTGGTGGCCCAGGCCCTGCACTGGTTCGCCACTCCCGAGTTTTTCGCCGAGACGCGTCGCCTGCTGCGCCCCGGCGGGCTGTTCTGCGCCTGGTGCTACAGCCTGTTGCGCATCGACGACGCGCTGGACGCGCTGCTCGACGACTTCTACTGGAACACCCTGGGTGGCTACTGGCCCGCCGGCCGCGCCAGTGTCGATGCCGGCTACCGGGACATCCAGCCGCCCTTCGCGCGCATCGCGGTGCCGGCCTTCGCCATCGACCTGGAGTGGAACCTGGCACAGCTGGAAGGCTATCTGGGCACCTGGTCGGCGGTGCAGAAGCTGCAGCAGGCCAGCGGCCGCGACCCGCTGCTGGAACTGCAGCCCAGGCTGCGACAGGCCTGGGGCGACGGGCAGCAGAAGCGTTTTGTGCGCTGGCCGCTACACTTTCTCGCAGGCTTTCCGAATCCACCTCATCCGTGA
- a CDS encoding pentapeptide repeat-containing protein yields the protein MSQPRQLDNPLYRLLRDEKVAEFNRHKPKDGLIDLRGGDFRGLDLRLLDASHIDFADAYFRGADLRGLDLREANLEGASIAHAQISGAYFPAALAPEEILLSMQFGTRMRYRPS from the coding sequence ATGAGCCAACCCCGCCAGCTGGACAATCCGCTGTACCGCCTGCTGCGTGACGAGAAAGTCGCCGAGTTCAACCGGCACAAACCCAAGGACGGCCTGATCGACCTGCGCGGCGGCGACTTCCGCGGCCTCGACCTGCGCCTGCTGGACGCCAGCCACATCGACTTCGCCGACGCCTACTTCCGCGGTGCCGACCTGCGCGGCCTGGACCTGCGCGAGGCCAACCTCGAAGGCGCCAGCATCGCCCACGCGCAGATCTCCGGCGCCTACTTCCCCGCGGCGCTGGCCCCCGAGGAAATCCTCCTGTCCATGCAGTTCGGCACCCGCATGCGCTATCGCCCCAGCTGA